A region of Moorena producens PAL-8-15-08-1 DNA encodes the following proteins:
- a CDS encoding ISAs1 family transposase: protein MSNCRGFPHERLHQEADYILALKANQKNLYEEVKNWFDLAMKSDFVGKDYSYYQEIESGHNRIEKREVWTVNVSSFTCLHNQSLWTGLTTIVMVRSERRLWNKTTTEVRFYISSLENNADKIAKAIRSHWGI from the coding sequence ATGAGCAACTGCCGTGGTTTCCCCCATGAGCGACTGCATCAAGAAGCTGATTATATTTTGGCTCTAAAAGCTAATCAAAAAAATCTTTATGAAGAAGTCAAAAATTGGTTTGATTTAGCGATGAAGTCTGACTTTGTCGGAAAAGACTATAGTTATTATCAAGAAATAGAAAGTGGGCATAATCGAATTGAAAAAAGAGAAGTATGGACGGTGAATGTGTCTAGTTTCACCTGTCTTCATAACCAATCACTATGGACAGGTTTAACCACAATTGTGATGGTTAGAAGTGAGCGACGTTTGTGGAATAAAACAACCACTGAAGTTCGTTTTTACATAAGTAGTTTGGAAAATAATGCTGATAAAATTGCTAAAGCTATCCGCAGTCATTGGGGGATTTAA
- a CDS encoding HNH endonuclease — protein sequence MRKRLKSVVVRLHYLRFRFRKCADCGLTFKDGDLLEIHHILPRANGGSNKDENLELLHLHCHDAKHGTKVNPNELDENPF from the coding sequence ATGCGTAAAAGGTTGAAGTCTGTTGTAGTAAGGCTCCACTATCTAAGGTTTCGTTTCCGGAAATGCGCTGATTGTGGTCTTACTTTCAAGGATGGAGATTTATTGGAAATACATCATATATTACCGCGCGCTAATGGTGGAAGCAACAAGGATGAAAATCTGGAATTATTACACCTACATTGCCACGATGCCAAACACGGAACTAAAGTTAACCCCAACGAGTTAGATGAGAATCCGTTTTAG